From uncultured Pseudodesulfovibrio sp.:
GACCACCCGCGTATTGCGCAGATCAGGCACATTTTCCTTGAAGGTCAGCCCGAGTACGCCAATACGGGCACCCTTGATCTTGCAGTCATTCTTGATGAGTCGTTTGATGGTGGACTCAGCAATGAATTTGCCCATATTGTCGTTGATTTCGCGACCAGCTAAAATAACGTGTGGATGGAATCCCATGGCCTCGGCCTTGAAGGTCAGATAATACGGGTCCACGCCGATGCAATGCCCACCCACCAAACCGGGACGGAAGGGCAGGAAATTCCATTTTGTCCCGGAGGCTTCCAACACGTCCAATGTATCAATGCCCATGGTGTCAAAAATCAAGGCAAGTTCATTCATAAGCGCAATATTCAGATCGCGCTGCGTATTCTCGATGACCTTGGCAGCTTCGGCTGTACGGATATCCGGGGCCAGATGCGTTCCGGCTTTGACGACGGTACCATAGACATCCTGCAACAGCTTGCCTGATTCCTCATTCTGACCGGCCACTACCTTGACGATAGTCTCCAGTCGATGAATCTTATCGCCGGGATTGATCCGTTCGGGAGAATACCCCACCCAAAAATCTTCACCGCACTTCAGACCGGATTCGGCTTCAAGAATCGGGACACAAACCTCTTCGGTCAGGCCGGGATACACCGTGGATTCATAAACAACCACAGAGCCGGGTTGCAAATGCTTGCCCACGGATGTGCTCGCACCCTTGACCGGACGCAAATCCGGGCTACGAAATTCGTCGATAGGTGTCGGCACAGCCACCAGAATGAGTCGGGCCTTGGCCAAATCGGCCAGATCAGCGGTGAAAGTCAAATCCACATCATCGCCAACCGTAGAAAAATCCACTTCATTGGTACGGTCGATACGCTGCTTCAATTCCGCCACACGTTTTTCGGAAACATCGACACCGATAACGCTGAAATGACGTCCCAAGGCCACGGCCAAAGGCAACCCCACATACCCCAGTCCGACAATGGCGATACTGTCGGCTTTGCTCTTTAACTCATCAAAAGAAATCATACTCATTAATCTCCATATACCCCATTCGGGTGGACACAGGCACTGTTCTGTGGCTATCTATTTGCCATGAACATCGACTGGTCACTTCTTATCCTTGCAGTAGGTCTTGCCTTGGTTTTCGAAGGCATCCCCTATTTTCTCTTTGCCGAGCGTATGCCGCTCATGCTTCTTCGACTGGCCGAGCAACCGCCCAAGTTCTTGCGATTCATCGGTCTGGCCGCTATTATTCTCGGCCTGCTCGTTATTTCTTTTGGGCGCTCTTTGCACCCTTAGTTTTTTTCTTGATCGGCTTTTTCGTTGCTTTTACTGCCGCCTTCTTCGGGGCGGCTTTCTTTTTGGGCGCACCCTTCTTCGCGGTGGACTTCTTTGCAGCCACTGCCTTCGGAGCCACAGTCCGTACTGTGTGAGCGGGCTTCTCAGCCACATGTAAATACACAATACCGGACATCATCGGCACATTATAGACACGCTCAAATCCCGCTGAAAGCAATTCATTGCCGAGCGCACGCTCATCCGGAAAACTCTTGATGGTCTCCGCCAGATAACGATATGCGCCTGGATCACCAGATATACGGTCTCCAATGAAGGGAAGCAACTTGTCGAGATAAAAATTATACAGACCTTTCCAGACCCGCTTGGACCCTGTGCCGAATTCCAGAATACAAAGTCGCGACCCAGGCTTGAGCACCCGGTAAAATTCGGCATAGGCATCTTCACGCGGCAAAATGTTGCGGATACCAAAGGCGATGGTGGCCGCTGACATGGACTCATCAGGCAAAGGCAGTGCTCGCCCATCAGCCTGAACCGGGAAAATACGCGACTCACGACCATTCTTGAGCTTCTTGACCTTGCCATTCTCAAGCATGGGCAGTGCGAAATCCAAGGCTGCGACCTTGCAACCCGGATATTGCCTAAGCAATTCCACGGAAACATCCATGGTCCCGGCAGCGAGATCGAGCACCATACCGTCTGGATCGGGCCTTGCGGCCTTGGCCAAACGATAACGCCAATAGATGTCCTGCCCCAATGACAAGGCATGATTCAGAAAATCATACCATCCGGCAATTCGGCCAAACATATCGGCCACCCGTTTGCCATGCTCTGCGTGGGTACTCGCGCCAGTGTGGGATTGGCATTCTGGCTTGGTCATCTATTCGCTCTTTTCCGCCAGCTCTGCCTCGCGAGAACCATCTCCGGCAGTCTGCCCAGTGACGGTACGCATGACATCCTTGTAGATGACATCAAAATTTTGTCCGAAATTGGAAGGGGAAATACGTCCGACCTCAATAAACTTGATCACCACTTCCTTGGCGACCTGCAAGGCCTGCTTGTCA
This genomic window contains:
- a CDS encoding nucleotide sugar dehydrogenase is translated as MSMISFDELKSKADSIAIVGLGYVGLPLAVALGRHFSVIGVDVSEKRVAELKQRIDRTNEVDFSTVGDDVDLTFTADLADLAKARLILVAVPTPIDEFRSPDLRPVKGASTSVGKHLQPGSVVVYESTVYPGLTEEVCVPILEAESGLKCGEDFWVGYSPERINPGDKIHRLETIVKVVAGQNEESGKLLQDVYGTVVKAGTHLAPDIRTAEAAKVIENTQRDLNIALMNELALIFDTMGIDTLDVLEASGTKWNFLPFRPGLVGGHCIGVDPYYLTFKAEAMGFHPHVILAGREINDNMGKFIAESTIKRLIKNDCKIKGARIGVLGLTFKENVPDLRNTRVVDILEELNDYGVDILVHDAEADHDEAREVLGIELCALDEIRNLDALILAVSHDEYATIPVADLKGWFANPDAALIVDVKGFFDRAELEAEDIAYWRL
- a CDS encoding DUF2065 domain-containing protein, which gives rise to MNIDWSLLILAVGLALVFEGIPYFLFAERMPLMLLRLAEQPPKFLRFIGLAAIILGLLVISFGRSLHP
- a CDS encoding ubiquinone/menaquinone biosynthesis methyltransferase; this translates as MTKPECQSHTGASTHAEHGKRVADMFGRIAGWYDFLNHALSLGQDIYWRYRLAKAARPDPDGMVLDLAAGTMDVSVELLRQYPGCKVAALDFALPMLENGKVKKLKNGRESRIFPVQADGRALPLPDESMSAATIAFGIRNILPREDAYAEFYRVLKPGSRLCILEFGTGSKRVWKGLYNFYLDKLLPFIGDRISGDPGAYRYLAETIKSFPDERALGNELLSAGFERVYNVPMMSGIVYLHVAEKPAHTVRTVAPKAVAAKKSTAKKGAPKKKAAPKKAAVKATKKPIKKKTKGAKSAQKK